The Nicotiana sylvestris chromosome 6, ASM39365v2, whole genome shotgun sequence genomic sequence GATAGGGTAGCATCATCCAATTTTCAAGGGTTTTACCCTCCACGTCGGAATAGAGGGACCCAAGGAAGGAACCACATTCTCCATTTTTACCAGTAAATCTTGATCCTTGAGGATTGCAATGGTCCGCGTGGACCTATCCAGTCTCACTTCGAGCCAGATAAACTTTTCCCCATCATCCTCACCTCTTCGGCATCAAGATCGGAGCCCATCTCATAAACATCCTCGGTGATGACCTTACCTTTCCCATCAGCTAACGAAGAAGGAATATCACCCGGTAGCAAGGATGATGGCTCAACTCGCCGTAAAGGATCAGAAACTCCCACAGATGGCCCTCTAGCTTCAGTCTTAGGAACGGGAATGGATACACCATCTGCAGCCTCAGTCGATTGTGGGATCTCAAATGGCAACTCGACGTCATCTTGAAGAACTACGGTCATCATTTCACAAGCGCCCCTTACTGAATCCACGGCCCGGACGACTCCATCACCGACGTCCACCGATCTCCTCTTAAGGGAAACCAAATCCCCGTCGCTCGGCGACGACTCCTCTTCTTCATCTACTAGATGATGCAAAGGGGAAGCCAAGAGCTCTACTGCAGATGTAGTCGATGACCGAGTAGACCTAGCCGCAACGGAAGGAGGAATAGAAGCAGACGACCTAGCAGGCCTAGTCGCGATCACAACGAGAACAAACTCCGAAGAAGAAGCAGCCTTCCTCTTACGAAATGCATGAGGAGGATCCCTCGGTCTCCTCAAAGATCCTCAAGATGAAAAAGAAAGATTCAAAGCAGCCATGAGGTCAAAACAGTATAGGTAAAAAATAGATAAACTCACCAGCCAAGGAAGACGCATGCTCGAACTTCTTAAGAAAGGCCGACCACTCGCGAATCCCCACTGTGTGAGGCAGAACCTGGCTAACCCAGTCATGAATATCCCCAACCGAAGGAGGGGGCATAGTCTTGGCTGCACGAAGAAGGGACAGAATGTCAAACTATGACTAAAACATGCAAATTAAGCtcttgataaaaaaaaaagatacttACGGGCGTAATTCCAAGTCTCAGGGAATCCGCTCGCAATGGCCACCACATCCTCAGTTTTGACGAAAAAGTAGTTGAGCTGGAACTGACGATTTGCcttgtcgtccatcttcaccaccaggcATTTACTTTCTCGGTGGCGAAGGTGCAACATCGTCCCCCTATAGAAACTAGGGGCAAAGAGATGCATCAGGTGGCGGAGTGTGACCCCGACTCTGACCAACTCCACATATTTCACAAACATCCTAATAAGCTTGTAGGTGTATGGAGAGAGTTGGGCCGAGCAAACGCCGTAATAGCTGTAAAATTCCTCCGCCAATGGGAGAAGAGGAAAGGTATATCCGACGTAGAAAGGATATGCATACAACGTGCAATACCTAGGGCGGCGTATTTGTACCACATCGCGCTCTGCTGAGACCAAATCGACGTGGGCAGGAATTTTGAACTTTGCTCTAAGTTTAATGAGATCGACCTCTTTCATCGCTGACTCTGAGACCTCAGGCTCGCCTTCAGGTACCTTCGAAAAGTCGGACCTAACTTTTTCGCTACGAGGGATTATTTCCTTTACCGTAGGGAAATTCTCATCTTCAATGGTGACAGAGACACTATCAGCATGAGAGGGCATGCCAAAAGGATAGGTCAACTACCATGCCAGAACCAGAGGGTATGTTAACCATATTTTTGAGAGAGGATATTTTAAGTACAAAAGGGTTGGAAGCAACTGGAATCACCAGAAACAGGAAAGTAGATACACAATAATGAAGTAAAGAGAAGACAAGGATTCGATATGAAGAATATAGAATAAGACACGGGGATTTTATATTGAGAATATGCAAAACACAAATGAATGGTCTCATATCCCTATATATAAGAGTTCAAGCGTTAGAATCAAGAAATCAGACCATCATTATCCCGCGCAGGTATTGAAATGGCAGAACCACGGGAAACGACGCAAGCATCGGGAAAACGCACCATAATGATGCATGATGTCATGACGTCATTCTGAAACGATACGACCCCAAAAGTTGTGGCTCACGAAAGGTCATGTTGTCACCTTGTCTGAAATGCCACTACTTGACTTGCTCGCCCAGTTTTTCCAACCACGATAAATAGAGTCCGCTCATCAAGGTCGTCTGAGGTCGGCCTTAATAAGCGgggggactaactgtataggtcgAAATCTGTCTCGGTACTTGATGCAAAGTAATGTCACGGAAAAGGCCAGCTGAGGTGGATCATGAGATAGCAAGGCTCGTGGTCGAGGTGCGAACGATTGTCGAGATCGAGCACTGCAAAATAGCCGTAACAACTAGTTTATTAGAATAAGATATTGAAGAGAATGTTCCATTAGATATTCTGTGCTATGTATTATTAGGGTTTATTGGGGGTATGCCCCatataaataaaaacaaaaggtcaATGAAGGGGGGCATGTAATTTTCATTTGATAAAAACACTTTTTAGAAGAAGATATTTTCTCTCTCCCCCTCTCTCGCTAGCAAAGATACGAATATTGCCTTTTCATCAACATTCTTGCTTATATTATTCCACACTTTTCCATCAGATCCAAGAATATTTTGAATATTCTAGGATTTGTCTGCCACGCATTATTGTCAAGAGGAACAATCATCTCATTCatattgggtgaatcattctttctatttacataaatattatttattgttatttattgctAGTTATTCCTCCGTTATTACTCATGCTTTTGGAATATTTAATGCACAATATCATTAATTCCCCACTGGATCAACCCTATATTATTCGTATTTTCAAGATCTATGCTTAggaatattattattaattaggTTTAACCTATCATTGCATAAGTGTTCGACTAGCACACATTTTGACCAAGTTTATTGGGTATTTATATTATCTTTCATCTGTACTTGCTAACTCTCATTATTATAGATATAGAATaactttatttattaaattttaaataaataaaaagaaacttCACTTGGGTGCTACTAGTACTGTAGTACACCTATTTTACACTCAAACAAGTAGGGCATTAATTCAATTAGCCGTCTTAGGCTGCAATGACTTTCGGCTCTGATAGCAATAGCTTACCGGTCAAGTCCACTATCTTCATCAGACACGGCCACGCGTTTTTGTAAGAAAGCCGTATTTTAAACTCTTCTACTGTCATGTTCCTATTCGTTTATAAATTGACTATTAGTATCTCTCATAAAGAAGAGAGGTGTTTACTAGTATATTTAAATGACATTAGTTGGTCCAATTCAAACcttctatcaaattaaagatgAAATTAATTCTGTTGTCACCATTATCACCTCAAATAGGCTAACTACTGTTTTGTTACACGAACATGAAATGAGGCATTTTGGTGAGACAAAatggaattttatgaaacttttcGACAAAGCACAGCGTAAATAGTAGTATTAGAATTTCTACAAATTGAGAGGATTTTAGATGGTGTCGGAGGCAAGATCAAAGACCAGATTCAAAGCCAACTAAAATGTCAACTGAGAATCAAATTCATGACCTAAAACATATCTTGAATCCCGTTTTCTATGGTAACGTTCCTTGTGCTTATAGGATTCAACAATTGATACATACACATTAAAAACAATTCACCTATATAAAGTTGGTCGATCAATTCCTCATTTCTTTCTCCCGCCTCTACACATCGTAGAATATATTTGATCCGAAGGAGGTGAGGAACGAACACAGTAATTTGATTGTTGGGATCTCGGTCGGCCTGTATCAGCAATTATCTATAAAAAAATTCCCTATCTCCCCCATGAAGGAAAGTACAAAGGGAGTTGTTTCAAAGTTAAAAGAGCTCGTACATTCACTATATATCTGTAATTTCATACATAAAGAGGAAGATTAATTTTTTGGCAAAGAGGATTCAATATGACCATCCCCGGGCCAATGTGATTCCGCCACTGATTAGGCCCATGTACATCAATAGTTAAGAAGAACCAAATTGAATAAGACAAAAGAAATGAGTATATCCCTAACGACGTGAAAGAGGAAAGCCAATTCCATGGCGAGTTGTAGGGAATGCAACAAACAGCAATGTGCAAATTACGCCAACAGCCATAGGCAGAATTGCAAGAACCTCTTGAGTTTCTGGTGATGGAGAAGGATACAAACATTTGATCACATTTTGATCAAACGCCGCGACAGCACCAAAAACAAGTATAGATAACAAGGCATGAAACACATCCAAAAATCTCAACTTATATTTTGTTGCTTCCTCAGGAGGAATGATAATATTTGATCCATCAATAATCCATAAACCTCTGAATGTGGCCAATCCATAACGAACCTTTCCCCTTTCGTCGCGAAAACTGTCCgtaaaattaaggaaaaaacaAGAGATTGCACAAAAGGCTAAAAGGCCTAATGTCATAGAATGGCTAATTGAGGAATGACATTGGCCTTCATGTGTTATAACTGGTGATAAAATTTGGAATGCAAGAACAGAACCTGAGGGTAAAAGATTGGCTAAAATGGCTGTTTTCTTGAATGTTTTTCTAATGACCTTTTGTGCTGGTGTTTTCTttggtttttcaacaattagttcATCTTCTAATAAGGGTATTTCCAATTGGTTTTCAGATGCTACAACATTTTCTGTTCCTAATTTGTTTGTGGCCTCCATCTATATGTGTGTTGAATCttgtaaattttatttttaagattTTGGTTCAATGTATGAAGATCACTTTGGGGGATTAATTTGTAAGTATATATAACGGAATGTcgaaggaaaaagggaaatttAATATGCTAAAAACTCTCTAAGACAAAGATTTATGATATAGGGTTCTGGTTCATTCGTTATTTGAAGGATATGGGTTTTTAGTAAAAGGTTTAAAGGCCAGAATTAATTCACGCCTTCATTTGACGTAAAAGTTCACTTCCATCATTTAGAATGTTAACGACTTGGCTCACAAAGGTTTAAATAAGGAGTCTATTAAATTAGAGCAAGTAATGGCTGATATAACGTAATCTTGTTGTTTTAATTGAGTCAAACTTACCTTGATGATACAGAATACAAGAGTTGGCCAACTTGTTTCTTTCATCACACATTTAACCGCAAAATATTTATATTCACTAACTAATATACATAAAATATACACTAATTCTACATAAATTATATATCTGCCGATATTCTTTTCAGGTTGACAACTACAGTGTAAAaaatccctttttctttttaacaTCCCGAATAAcgccaataatttctttcaggtGGACGGCTATACAATGTAAAAAatcccttctttttcttttgaacgtcccgaataaataaaaatattgagAATTTACCGAAAAAAGCATGGTTTGAGTTGCCAACAGGCTCTACTTGAGAGTTGAGACAATAATTAGGGAGGAAGAAACATATAATCGAAAAGTCAGACTAAACACATTTAGAACTGGAGATATGAAAGATAAGGCTTTAGGAAATAAAAACAGCTGATAAAGGATGAGATGGAAAGCAGGATTTCTCTTTATACCTTCAATTTTCATATTTATTCTCCAAGGAGCGACATTTAAAAGAAGTGTATGACCTGAAAAGGAGAATTCGAAGTTGAAAAGTAAAAATAGACTACGAGACCAAATTGCTATCTCCGTCGCCAAGTTAACCAAGAGGCTATCTCCAATTCCCTATCCAAGAATGGTCCCAACTATTAACAAGCTGAGGAAGAAAATGCAATGGTGAAATAGCAAACCGTTTTGCCATGGTCGCTTCCTGGTTACTTTCTTCCGGTTGTCTCCATGTTCAAGCCCTGAAGGTTGAGCAACAAATCATCAGAACTCAAGTACACTTTGTTTGCTGCATTTGAAATGGTATGTGCAATATCTCTTGCTGCTTCAATTTTCCTGAGCGTGATAAACGCTGGATTGTTGGCAATAGCTTGACCGATCAGCTGCGCGCTCTTAGCCTCACCCTGCAGGAAGGAATTCAAGCACCATTAATCATAGTATTCCATATAAAATGAAAAGCTGAAGAAGCAACTGAAGATTAGAAAGAGAGAAGGATAAGATTGGGAAGTATTATGACCTGAGCTCTAATAATAGCGCTTCGTTTATCCTGCTCAGCTTTTTCCACAATATACTTTGCTCTCTCAGCTTCTTGAGCAGCCACTTGCTTTGCTTCAATTGCAGCTGTAAACTCCTTTCCAAAAGTCAAGCTAGTTATGGACACATCATCTAGAGCAATGTTGAAGTTGGCTGCTCTTTCAGTTAAGATCTTCCGTATTTCTCTACTAACATTCTGCACATGTACACAAGTTTAAGCAAAGATGGTGAAGAACATTTAAAATTTCAATGAGTTTCTACGGCAGCCAAATAGAAAATTTGCAGCTATCCGATATCAATGTCCCCTACTTCAGAGAGGGAAGTGGAGCATAAATCCAATATCAGAACATTACTCACAATAGGTGTCGACACACCATACAGTACAGATGCAATATTACCAGTTACCACCTTTAGCGCAATAATTACTTCTACCAATAGCAACATCAACACACGAAGTAGGTATATTTCCTCTCCCACGTACCTCTCTCTGGGTGATGAGCTGGCTGGCATTGTACTGTGCAACCACAGCTTTCAAAGTTTCATGAATAATTGAAGGCAGGACCCGCTCATTATAGTTTTCACCAAGAGTTCGGTAAATAGTGGGCACTTGTCTGGTACAGGACGTGTGAGAACCCGAAGTCCAATTTTAACCTGAAAATAGTTGAGGAACAAGGTCAATTTTTACACCTGTCATTCTTATAGCACCTAAACTTTCTGCTCCAAGGATTTAAGGAAAACATCAGATAAACATCTTAATAAGTTTGTACATTTTTTAGGACATGTTATACTGTTCCTCCCAATCCCAAATCTTTTGGTTCTATTATCCTTGTTCTATCTGAGAATAGGAGTTGAGAGAAGAAAAAATCCTTCATAAGTTTGTACATTCTTTACCACATCTTATACTTTTCTCCTGTCAATCCCAAATCTTTTGGTTTCTCTTTCCTTTTAATATTTTGTAGTAGGGAGCAATGCAAGTATTGAAAGAAGAATTTACCATCTGAAGGTCGCGACTGCCTGAAGTGCTTTCAACTAGATGTGGACGTGCACGAACGTCATATATGACAGGCCTTTCAACCAAGGGAATCATGAAGTGTGTCCCCTCTGGATAAACCTATTAAATAAAATATTCAGCACACGTATAAAAAAATGCATAAGGCACGTCGAAAGTAGATGAAAATCAGGTCTAAAGGTCATAAACTAGGCTGTACACCATCAAAGAACCATATTGAAGATAAAAATTAATAAAGAGTTGACATTAACCTCAAAATATATTACTTGAATGTGTTTGAGGATTTAACATAATTTGATCACTTTTACACTTCAATCTACTTCAACCTCCTTTTATCCAGTCTCGGGACAGTTACACTATGCGAGCACACATGGTTAGAGGTTTACATATTTATACAGGCATCATGCATAAGCATGAGATTTAGAAAACATCTAGTCCTAAGAATTAATGTCGTCTTGAAAGACAAATTTTTAGATATTGGGATGAATGCATCCGAatagagaaaaaaatatatacaagatACATATAGTCGACCCAACTAGTCTGAGATTGAGGTATAGTTGGTTGATTGATTGACTACTTGAATGTGCTTGGACATCACATTATCGAAGACATATGAACAACACATATTGATCTCTAtcttgaaaaaatgataaaagtatGTACATCG encodes the following:
- the LOC104233393 gene encoding protein DMP7-like, whose protein sequence is MEATNKLGTENVVASENQLEIPLLEDELIVEKPKKTPAQKVIRKTFKKTAILANLLPSGSVLAFQILSPVITHEGQCHSSISHSMTLGLLAFCAISCFFLNFTDSFRDERGKVRYGLATFRGLWIIDGSNIIIPPEEATKYKLRFLDVFHALLSILVFGAVAAFDQNVIKCLYPSPSPETQEVLAILPMAVGVICTLLFVAFPTTRHGIGFPLSRR